The Lycium barbarum isolate Lr01 chromosome 12, ASM1917538v2, whole genome shotgun sequence genome includes a region encoding these proteins:
- the LOC132624612 gene encoding uncharacterized protein LOC132624612: MPENSSPANVFDNTNLSLGKSTGPNSSLPFEVNDYTHPCHPLCVHPSDLLGSSLVTELFDESCYGSWRRSILIALSVRNKLDFIYGTYERPLEGSPLLRQWQRCNDLVVAWLANSVTKEIHRSVVYSKLAKNIWKELEDRYGQADGARVFELKKDLAHIFQGSSDIASYFNRIKQL; this comes from the coding sequence ATGCCTGAGAATTCATCTCCAGCAAATGTTTTTGATAATACAAACTTAAGTTTAGGTAAATCTACTGGTCCTAATTCTAGTTTACCCTTCGAAGTTAATGACTATACGCATCCATGCCATCCTCTATGTGTTCATCCTTCAGATTTGTTAGGCTCTTCTTTGGTGACTGAACTATTTGATGAATCTTGTTATGGAAGTTGGCGTAGATCTATCTTAATTGCACTATCAGTTAGAAATAAGCTCGATTTTATTTATGGTACCTATGAGAGGCCTCTAGAGGGATCTCCTCTACTCCGCCAATGGCAACGTTGCAATGATCTAGTAGTTGCTTGGCTTGCTAACTCTGTCACCAAAGAGATCCATCGTAGTGTTGTTTACTCTAAACTTGCAAAGAATATCTGGAAAGAACTAGAGGATAGGTATGGACAGGCTGATGGTGCAAGGGTGTTTGAGCTTAAGAAAGACTTAGCACATATCTTTCAAGGTTCCTCTGACATTGCTTCATACTTCAATAGGATAAAACAGTTGTAG